The segment atattttttgtaaaagagtAGAGGGAAACTCCTTAGAGTATTATAAATGTTTATTGGAACTTTAGAATTTTAGTGTAAAGAAGAAAGCGCTTTGATTGAGAAAACTTTTAGAGATAATGGATTGCATTCTAGCTTGGGATTGGAATTAAAGGGAGTAGATATAGGTAGATTGTCGAATCACTGTTAATATTGTTTGCattctcttctctcttttcccttttccctttaCTCATTGTTGATATTGATTATTGCATTGCATTCATCTCATTCTTAAGTTGTTAAAATTAATCAAGTTTATGAAAAATCAACCAATGTCTGATTTATTCCCTTCCACCCCTAAGTAAaggaatagaaaataaacatatttatgcatatttataaattgtttgaCATGAAAGATAATGAATCTATTATTGGGATGCTCATCAATGTTATCAATGACCTTTAAGCCTTATGGAAGTATGTTGAGTAAGAGAAAGTTATGAAAAGCTTAAGATCTTTACCTACGCAATAGGAAGTTAAGGTAACAACAATCCAAGAAGCAAAAGACCTTTCAAAGCTTCCATTAGAAGAGCCATCAATAAATGgaggagaataaaaaaaaaaaaaaaagcataaccTTGAAAACAACTTCAAATTAAGATAATCAAGAAAAAGAGGAGAGTGATGAAGATAAGGACTTAGCATTGATAGTAAGCACCTAGATTATGGTATAAAAGGTTGACTAAATTTcctttagaaaattgttttaaaataggAAGAATGGATACATCCTTATTCactaaggtaaaaaaaaatgatgatatactAATTGTTTAaatatatgtagatgatattatCTTTGGATCCACTATGAACTcctttaacaaaaattttctaagtGTATGCAAAATAAGATTGAGATGAGCATGATAAGGGAGCTAAATTTCTAAGTGTATGCTATATTATGTTACCTATGTAGGAAAACTCGGATATCTCCATTTCCTATGCCCGAATCAAGTTAGAAATAGGCAAAACTTCCTAGGGTCCTATGCACATTGGAAAATTTACCTCTTAAACTTAAACAGGATTTAGAAAATGCTAATGAAAGTAATACCTGAGATTTGGACATTCCCAAATATATTCCATGCAGTAAATATAAAGACCGTTGTCATAGGAAGTCTCGTAGACTTGAAGTCTTTCACCTGATGACTTGAACCATGTCTTTGACATACTTTTGGTGGGATGGAAAAAAAAGGTGGAGGTTATGGCTCTTTCTCTCATTGGAGATGAATTTATGGAAAAGCTATGGAATGGGTATTTTATAGAGTTTCCCATTGgatttaagtgacttgagctcactAAAggtttgagtcacttaatctagcccaaatgggtcttaattaattaattaattaattaacccaataagacctactaattaattaaataacccaataagacctactaattaatcaattaacccaatccaaagaccttgtgcAATTACCCTTATGCAACTTTACGTAATTACCTAAATGCTCTTATTCATAAAAATGAACTTAGAGTTAAtctcaatgttttcagaattgGACTAGTCATTAAACCAGAAAAGTTATCGATTCACGGTTCATTGGTCGGATTGACGGTCAAATCACAGTCAAAtcggtgatgtcataaatatacattttatatattattaaaattaaaaaataaaaataaaaataataaattctatctaaattttgacagcatctattctatttgttgaattttttcacaaaattttttacttatagAAGtcattaattatcatatatcatatctataatacaatataagatgttatacatTCATAAACCCaacatttatcaaataatcaaaccattgCTATCCTACATTCACATATGAGCAATAAACCAACAATgaccaaattatcaaagagttgttaacttaacacaTTATCTACAATAGATAATACAAACGTCAACCACAACACTTAAATAGTTACTCAAAGTATAACATGTCATtgtttgaatattcatgaagatttttttcatattaataaatataaaaattcatgtcttcattcattttggaaattggaatttgaagaaaaaaaatataattattgaatttttatgagtttaaatAATCTACTAACGAATGTGAGAACTTGaaccttccacttcatttattggaattgacccttcttcatatagaagattttccaattcttcaacaACTAGCTCTATTGGCTGATCCTTATCAATTATCCAAAAATTGGTCTCATCAATGGATGCATAGTCAATGGGATCATAGGTTCTTTTCTTGTTATagaacctaaaaaagaaaaacatataattattcataattgtgaatgaaagaatttaaattcaaaacaactagGAAAAATTTTTTAGCCGCAAATTATAATGAACGTATACAAGATCATTAAGCCTTTGATGTTCCAATCTATTCGTTCTTTTAGTATGTATACATTCAAAGACACTCCAATTCCTCTCACATCTAGAAGATGATGCAATTTGGctcaatatttgaatatttaactTTTGCAAATGTGGTGCATTGTATCCATGTAGCCTCCACCATTCATCTAGTTACCATgttcacattaaaaataagaaaaaaaaaagtcgttatcaagtttaaaatattaaatagtaagcaagtaaataatgaaaaagaacaaactcactaataaattaaaattatattttaccagGATGAAGTACTTCACGTGAATAATAAGTAAAGTCTCTTCAAAAACTTCCCAATCAATCACGAAAcaacttcatttcattcatcGTATCAAGCTTGCTTTTCAGAACTTTCTgatcaataacatccatgacacctccaataacagttggcttattacaaaagttttccCGATCATATTGGAAACATGGATTCAACCAATAAGCTATTGAATGAATGCTTTTCTTTAGTTGTTGATCCCAACGTTGCTTTATGATCTTTGTATAATGCTTCTATAGTCTTTTGTTGTGgttaaataatttcttgataCCCAAACAATCACTATACATGCCTTTATACACATATCCCATTGAAGGCCTCTCATCACAATCAATAATACGCAATAAGTGCATTAGTGGAGACATAAGATTCATAACTATCAAAAAATCATTACAAAATCTATTACCAAGATCATGGAAACTGTAACTCTGTTTTTATTATCCCTTGAATATCTAAAGTCCACAAAGAACTTGCTAGTCACCAAAGCTTGCAAGTCATGCTTATGATTATGAAGACTCTTGAGTGCAATGAATGTAGTAGCTAAGCGAGTTGCACCATGTCTGATAATTTTTGTCCATCATTCTctttttctcaaccaacttaATAAAGCAACATGATTATACACAAAAATGGTCACATTTGATACATGTCTTACAAGTTCAGTAATATGGTCCATCTTACCAATATCCTTCTCAATCAAATTAAGATAATGAGTTGCACAAGGTGACCAATTGATGTGTTTATACTTCTGAGAAATCAATCTTCCTACGACCACATAATTTGTTGCATTATCAGTCACTACATGAACTACATTGAGTGGACTCACCCATTCAATCAActcataaaataattgaaacaaattaattGTATCCTTGACAATGTCTAAAACATCAACAAATTTCATAAACGATATTCCTTTAAGACAAAATACAAGGAAGTTGATAAGTGTTCTTTATCTTTTATCTGTCTAATCATCACCCATTATTGTACACCCAACTTTTACCCAAATTGCATGATAAGAGTCCACAAGTAACCGAACTTCCTTCTTGGCATCCTTTAAAAGATTAACCCACAGCTAATGGTAATTTGGACCCTTATATCCAAACCAATTGCAGATATAACATCCAACATTGGCTTGAAGTAGAAGGAATTCACAACATTAGTAGGAATGCATGCATCATAAAAGAATCTTCCAACTGTCATATCTGCTCTTCAAACAGTTTTTTTTCCCAGCTAATACACTCCTCATGAAAGGTTGAGCTCTTTTAGTATTTCTTGGTGCAAAATACTTATCCaccattgatttttttctttttccactacTAGCTATCATAGGATTTTGCATTTCTTGAacctcttcttcatcttctgcCATATCCCCTTCAAATTGTAATACACTAGGACCATAGGGATTTCTATATTCATATGTTTCTTGGGTTGCTTTGTTGGAATTCACAAACTCTTACAAAGAATTTTCCATTCGAAATCTAACATTAGGAGGAACCGACTTACATGTACCAATATCCCATTTGACTTCAATAAGGTGTTGCTTCATTCTATGAATATCCCCACCTTTTGCAACCtttttacaatacaaacaaactagagtttttctttcatttgcatatttttcttcataaacaTGCTCCCATGCATGATCGATATTGTTTCTAGTTGTTTGTGAATTAGCAGTTGAATCTTGACCAGAAAATGGGGTAaagtttgatttcattttttatttctctagtACATTGTCAAcaaaaatcacaattttaatcataaaattaaagaatcaagtcatcaacaatttaattaaaaaaaaaatcaagtcatcaacaatttataaaaaccCCACATTATTTAGAGAATCAAAGTCAacaacaatttaaaatattcaagaattaaaaattttgaaatttattgaagaattctttttcaaaatgagaaatttactttcaaatcaaatatttatttaaaatttaaaaatcaaatatttatttgaaaatgaaaaaattattttaattcccaacgttttaacttttcaatagtttgaataaataaaaatatgcaataaataaacaaaaaaattatgaatattaaatattaaacataaaatcaaaattataatcaacaaaaaaaaaagacattaaatataaaacataaaaaataaaattcaaaaaataaaaatgaaaccttATGGAGCTGTTGCTACTATTGGTGGAGTTGGCGCAGCAACGCTAGGGGGTTTGCTGCCAAGGAGGGGTATCATCAGGGGAGTGAGGTCCAACCAATGGACAACTGGAGCTAGGACAGTCGTGCAGAGGATAGGGGGCAGGAGAAAAGAAGGTTTTATACTCATCAAAATGACATCGTTTTgatgttgagaaaaaaattaataaataaaattgattgcATAGACTGGTTTGTTAGTCAGACATCCGATTCATCCAATTCGATTTTGGTTCAACTACTTTTCGACCCAATTCACCAAACCGGACTGGAACCTTGACCAGGCAGCGGTCAGACCGATCAGTctggtttgatttttaaaaccatggttaaTCTAACTCTTATAACTCGTGTTATCATGGTATATGAACTCAAAGCATGGatcattaggacccataggagtattggctacctcataatccaattttgaggTTGATTTGacatcccactatagaaaaTTGACTGAAGTCCAAtattctatgtaaataataatgagacacTATGTGCTTAGGTTTgtgacctattatccattgtgttcagtcttcCCATGTGTTTGtagtttaacaaggtgaaaTCTATCAATTTTTCAAGACTACTTTTTCTATCTTTGAGTTAcgaatcctcctattgtgtgtttaaCTGACATATTTTAGCTCTCACAAAGTCAATATCAAGTTCCATTTAAAAAACTACCATGaccatagtttacatgaacacaTCTCCTAATAATCACCCAAATGGACACTCTATCTCAatttcatgagatatcatgatgcctctattgagaatacttattacTACTAgattccatcaataatgaccaaatccatatggaatatatgatcatcttACGATCTCATCGGTAGGTCAAAAccactactaactttagcacacactcaatatcctctcaaggttgagagataacaAATGAAATAGCTTGGTAACTCATCATAGGttctatccaatgtgtaaccacaCACATCAGTGCACTCATAATGGAAAACTCATCTCGATGGCcaagaccagtcatccctccaattatgaggtagtgcactacaacatTTAATGGGTTGCCTAATTAAGCCCATGAACCGACAGTGAActagtcatctatttgcaaggaactcatgatTTGAATCTTTCATATAACTCCtgatgcacccaagtcatgtacaatgcaaaagatgcaggtCAGAATATTTTCaaggtataatgcatgaaattaggatagataaaagtgaattggaactttattaatacataaaaattcaaaagtttaTTACATAATGTCATGTTCTTAAGGGTTATATCCTAACAATCTTGTAGATCCTAAAATTTGTCCTCATCTttcttttcaattaatttttactttatttcttacgtttttgtttatttattttcatttttaatttttacattatttttatttttcttttcattacttattttattttatttttttaagttttttccttttatcttaatttttatgcCCAGTTTAGTTAGATCAAATCCTAGCCCTTGATATCCTTATTTTAATCCCTACCATAGGAGAAACTCTCAAGGCCATCATATTCTCCCATAGTTTTCTATTGTTTTCCCTTaccttacttttttttcttttttttcttttttttttctttttttccctttttctttttccttgcatTCTCTTCTCCACTGTTGTCTAACAACCCACTACCACTATTATCTCCCATTGTAGGTCTCTCTATTTATTCTTCCCTTTATCATAATTCCTctcataaatgttttttttttctctctcttcacaaACCCATCCCTACCCGTTTCTACCTTTTTTTACCTTGGCGTCACAGCATCACCGTCATCCAACGTCTCCACGCTGACCATCTGTCGTTGTCATCCTACTCTAATAGACGCCAATCCTCCACCTTtccctttctttatttttcttcctttttctaccTCTTTCTCCCATTCTCTTTCCATCTCACTCTATTTTTCTtaactatatttattttattttatttcactttatttcttttttttcagcTCATTGCCACCCATGGCTAACTTTGTTGTCATCTACAAATGCTTTCTCATAGCCAATCATGCCATCTCGAAACACAAATGGGtaagttttcttttccttttttttccttttgattttcACAATacattgtttgaaaattttggtttcttgTATTTTACGTTTTGGCTCATAAGCTTGTGATTATTGGTTTTAGTTTAAGAGATTGGGCTTTGGGTTAAGTTTGGTGTAATTTTGAGCTTATTGCTATTTAGTTTGGGTTGTTAGgcttcaatttatttttgcttgGGCTTGCTATTGGATATTATCTTGGGCTTTATAATACCTTTAACCCTTTGCCTTTTTGTTGTTGATTAGGCTTGCTGGTATCTTGGGGAGGACGAGATCTCTCTCTTTGTGTATTTTCTATGAGAGTTTTGTGAGTTTAGATATATTGGAACTTCATTTTGGAAGTTGTGAGAGACTCACGTTATTCATCATTGTCCTccaaatttttgttatatatatattcgttGGAAGCTATGAGAGAGCCACTACCATACACATATGTCAATGGATTATTAATGTTTagatttaatttgttatttattaatttatttttgttttgttttatttgttagCCATATTTAATATGCTTTGTTAgcctttgtttatttattatttgttaatgaaaaatgtagtttatttatttatattttatttttctgctgGTGGAATAATCCTAGGAtaatgttttaatttgaaaaatgttttattttgtttttcttgcctTTAATGAAccgaaattctttttgaaatttagtCCTTTTAAATAAACGTTTGTTGAATAATCTAGATTtgtttaaagatttttttattaataaataaaaataattttcttaaaatcatatagaaattttttttaaaaagaaaataaaaataaaactcttcaaaataaaaattgaaaaaaagttttttttaaaaaaattaaaattaagaaaaaaaaaatagaatagaattgaaaatgaaaaaaaatatatatttttttaataaaatcgaatttccctttttaataaattgagattttctttttagaatatgatatcacattttttttaataaatttgaacttttttttcctcttaattttttataatgaatttcaaataataatttctttttcttttttttttagaataaaagggggacaacttttttttttttaataaattgtaaagcttttctatataaatttgagagttttttaaaaacataaattgaaatatatttcttaaaaaaaaaaattctaatttaaataaaaattggtttttgtcaataaaaaaagattgcaagatattttgtaaataattaaaaaatacttttaaaaattgttttgattttttttttttttttttttttgtaattgtgAAAAGGTCTTTATTTTggaataaaagataaattaaaatttatttttagataaacttatgaaaaaaatcttcttttttaaaataaaaggcaaatttcttttcttaataaaagttaaacaaatttccttatttaaactaaaattttgaaaaatcatctttttaaagaaaatttgtaagagacctttttttttttttccaaaaataaatttgtaaatggtcttttcttaaataaaattgaattggcatcttccttttttaactttgtttatatattttttttcaagtcctaatgttataaacttttttttaaaaatcaaacaaagataagatttttttttaataaaatcaaataataaatattttttggtaaataaaagagaggattgaaactttttttaaaataattttttagaaaatcattttcttattaatatttttttttgtattaataaaattggattgaattttaatggttttgaaaataaagaaatatctTTTGtagataaatttgtaaaaaaataattctttttttctaaataatttgtaaaaatccctttttcttaaataaaagctaaaatgaaataattaaataaaattacaaaaattcattcttttatgtaaataaaaattagtttcttATAAactcctttttttattattcttgatAAACTCTTTTAAGAGAAAGaggtataaataaatttcttgaGAATAATAATTGAATACAAATAAGACTGAATCAaatcaattcttaaaaataaatttaaactttttttcaaataaacttgtttaaataattaattcaaaattctttttaatgtGAACAAAccttttttgaaatttcttgaaaatatgtttgatctTTGAAATCATTAAACCTctctttcaatttatttaataaatcaatatgCATAATTTTCATGTCATTTATCTTGTACATtcttataatttgatttcatgattatttttgtgtatattaatttatgtatttaatcttgttattaatgattaattaattaattatcataattcctTTTATTCGTTTGATAGAAACTGTAGGTATAGGACTTAGAGGTGCTACCATTATTGTACCGTAACTTGACCTTTGGACTTAAACTCGAGTTTTCGAGGataaatttttccaaaataaggaattattttgttttcccttaaaaaaaataaaaaaataagtgaggactctaaattttttacaaaaaaaaaatattttttataaatagaatgCCCAGTCGAGTGGGGATGAATGTCAAGAATTCAGGTCTAcaaatttatattcataattaGATGGAAGCATAAGGgatgttattaaaaaatcaactaGGCCAAATTTGAATGGCATGAGGGTTAGGGAAAGACTATGCGGTGTTATATCCTAGTTTTATACTCACTTTTGATAACTCATGCTGCACACTTAGCTTTTGAATATAAGTGTGAGGAAACAACTAATATTAGagcttttgaaatattttcaagagGAGTAGTAGAGATGTTTGGTTCAATGTAACTAAGTGGGTTTGGGTCATATCGAGATATTTTTAGATGAGTTATGTTGGTTCAtgtgattttctattttttttcttgacgaTCACACTATTCATTAATCATGacaaagatattaatttattagagAGAGTTGCGTATTTACCATCCTACATCCTACCTACTAGGCTACTATGGATGAATTAGAGATAATGGACTTCGAGAGTCGCCCAAAATGGATAAAACCATCAATTAGGTAGTCTCTTCCGTAAAAGGACCATGAGATGCTCATCCTATTTGAAGGGAGACTTGTACGTGTTGATTCTCTCGGTTTTGTATCTTATAGGATTCCTTTTAGCTATGGATACATGTAATTAGCTGacattttgtatttgttttttgttaaataaaaaaagttaaaatatttaaatttttttattcagttaaaagtaacatattgatatcatttaatataactaaaataaacctattgataacaagttcattttagttatatCGGATGatatcaacaaattatttttaattgaataaaaaaaattaaatattttaattttttttattaaattaaaaaataaataccatctCAAAAGTGATGGGTAAAGAGTGCGACAAAATgacatttgttttcatttttatcttattaaaataataaaaaataaacacacTGAAAAAGCTACCTTTGGATAAGCTTCTTTGAAGAAAGGGGACCACTTCCAAGACTCCACTTGTCAGGAAAATACTATCAACTGcaagttgaattaaaaattaatcagaAAAATCCACTAACCTTTTTCATATCCCAACCAACTTCACTTCTTTAATCAAACTCAGCACACTCACCCCTACTTTCTCGCGTTTTCTCGTAGTTTCTAGCGGCGCACCACCGGAGCCTTGATTACGCCAAAACGGTCGTAGGcccatattctttttttttttctcatacgTGTCAACCAGTCATCGATCAATCCAGCTTCGTTTAGCGGTGATTCGCTTTATGCCACATGGGACACTGGATGTCGCCATGTCACTAAACAAAGGAACAAGTAGGGATGAAACGGATCAGAACGAGTGACCCGTCAGACCTGGTGAACCGGCGCTTCTTGGCCCCAAGAGCCGTTTATTTCAACTCGGCCTTGCCCCCAGCTGACGAGGTGGCTTATCCTTTCCACCTCACCTTTTAAACTCATCCACCTCCCCCTAAAATGGACACCCAATAAACATGGGTTAAATTTGGATTCCTAGTTGCTGCACAACTCATTTTTGTGTTACCCACGCGCCCGTAAGCTACCCTGAAAAGCTTTTTTCACTTGATGTGGACTGTAAttctaaagaaattaaaagtatttttgaatgCTTGAAAATACCTTTTTTCATTTGGTTGGTTAcactttttacttttaatttatttttaaaaattaataattgatgtGTTGATTagatttgaaatcattttttaataattaaaaaataaataaataaaatttataaaaaaaaattgtagataaTTGAGAAATCGatcttatttactttttctgatctttttatattattatttttatttttaatatttttcttttatttgaaaaatattttgaaatcacaATGTGAAACATGCTAGACATTAGTGTTGCTTTTCATTTCATCCATGTGcataattaaaataaggaagattGTGTAAGAGgtttgaaaaaggaaatggtCAAACTAATGTAGTTAAATAAATAAGCTCCAACTTTAGATATCTAGCCGTGAAAATATCGGGCAGTGTGGTTCACGCACCTGGTAGAGCACTTGGGGGATATGAGAAGCGCTTCGCATTTCTGTCGTCGCGCCTATAAAATCGGGAGCAACCTCATTCCTCTCGCACGTTCTGGAACGACACGTTTCTCTGTGAGGAAAGAAATTAGCACCACCACCACAGCATCGCCGCCGTTTAACTTTTCCGGTAACATGTACGAACATATGGAACTCGCCTCTGACTGCGATCAAATCTCCGGTGAAATTCGTGAGCCGGACGTTTATATCGTCACGTCTGGCGGACTTCGCATTCCGGCTAACGCTTCCGTCTTGGTAACGTTCAATCGGATtttgccttttttcttcttctttcttgaacttagggtgtttttttttttttttttttctgaatctTTTCGATGAgttttgattgtttttcttatatttgttgttttggtattggtttttttttctttggaattgAAGGCTTCGGTTTCACCGGTGCTGGAGAATATTCTGGATCGGCCACGGAAGTATCGGCGATCGGAGAAGATCATTCCGATCCTCGGCGTTCCCTGCGACGCCGTTTTGGCTTTCGTTCGGTTCCTCTATTCGTCGAGGTCAGTTGCCATCCGCACTCCATTTTTGATTTCTGACTTGCTGAAATCTTGGCCGCCAATTCGATGGCTTCCGTTTTCCGCCTCCACTGGTCCAACGGTTGTCTCTTTTGCCCGATCTGAGCGGTGGACCAGAATTAGATATTCTTCACTTGCGTTCTTCATACACttttgggaaaagaaaaaggttattcaatattaattaaaaataaaaagcgtCCAAGGATGCTAGCCGTCCGCCTAGAATCTATCACACGTGGCGCATCGAGAGCCCCACGGTTCAGTGGTCGGTTTTCGGTTTTCATAAATTAGACTATTTGCCCTGTATTAGTGGAAAGATTTGGATCGGGATTAGCTTAATCAAGgtgttaattgattaaaaaaaccCCTGGTCTGCAGGTGTACAGACGATGAAATGGAGACGTATGGAATTCATCTGCTGGCTCTGTCGCATGTGTTTTTGGTGCCACAGCTGAAGCAGAGATGCACCAAAGGATTGGCTAAGCGGCTGACAAACGACAATGTGGTGGACGTGCTTCAGCTCGCGAGGCTCTGCGATGCCCCAGATCTCTACATTAAGTGCATGAGGTTGATCTCAGATCATTTCAAGACAGTGGAGAAGACTGAGGGTTGGATGTTTTTGCAAGATCACGACCCCCATCTCGAGCTCGAGATTATGCAGTTCATGGAAGAATCTGAATCGGTAAGGCCACCGCAACAGAGTCCTTTTATCCCTCTATTTGGATTCCCTTAAAAATATGGGAAAATATTCACTTTTGCTTTAATAATCAACGTAAAACAGAGGAAGAAGCGAAGTAGGCGGCGTAGGGAGGAAAGGTGTTTGTATATGCAGCTGAGCGAGGCGATGGAATGTTTGGAGCATATATGCACAGAAGGGTGCACGAGCGTTGGGCCCTACCATCTGGAGCCTACAACT is part of the Vitis riparia cultivar Riparia Gloire de Montpellier isolate 1030 chromosome 17, EGFV_Vit.rip_1.0, whole genome shotgun sequence genome and harbors:
- the LOC117905016 gene encoding BTB/POZ and TAZ domain-containing protein 1-like isoform X1 encodes the protein MRSASHFCRRAYKIGSNLIPLARSGTTRFSVRKEISTTTTASPPFNFSGNMYEHMELASDCDQISGEIREPDVYIVTSGGLRIPANASVLASVSPVLENILDRPRKYRRSEKIIPILGVPCDAVLAFVRFLYSSRCTDDEMETYGIHLLALSHVFLVPQLKQRCTKGLAKRLTNDNVVDVLQLARLCDAPDLYIKCMRLISDHFKTVEKTEGWMFLQDHDPHLELEIMQFMEESESRKKRSRRRREERCLYMQLSEAMECLEHICTEGCTSVGPYHLEPTTKKVPCGKFSTCHGLQMLIKHFGTCKKRVNGGCSRCKRMWQLLRLHSSICDQTDLCRVPLCRQFKLKAQQVKKGEDARWKLLVRKVVSAKAMSSLSLPKRKREEEPRQTLDHRHGHGSFRL
- the LOC117905016 gene encoding BTB/POZ and TAZ domain-containing protein 1-like isoform X2; the encoded protein is MRSASHFCRRAYKIGSNLIPLARSGTTRFSVRKEISTTTTASPPFNFSGNMYEHMELASDCDQISGEIREPDVYIVTSGGLRIPANASVLASVSPVLENILDRPRKYRRSEKIIPILGVPCDAVLAFVRFLYSSRCTDDEMETYGIHLLALSHVFLVPQLKQRCTKGLAKRLTNDNVVDVLQLARLCDAPDLYIKCMRLISDHFKTVEKTEGWMFLQDHDPHLELEIMQFMEESESRKKRSRRRREERCLYMQLSEAMECLEHICTEGCTSVGPYHLEPTTKKVPCGKFSTCHGLQMLIKHFGTCKKRVNGGCSRCKRMWQLLRLHSSICDQTDLCRVPLCSPHRQDWQKESISQFIYQPKSGHSHQ